The Alphaproteobacteria bacterium genome contains a region encoding:
- a CDS encoding type ISP restriction/modification enzyme → MAGRTWVIAPDAATLEARWDRLVAETDPVEKERLFHPQLRKGKVASRHIRKVVEQSLGMKPTRQVAILADNDTCEAAIRYGFRSFDREWLIADARLLNDARPVLWNAHSNRQLYLTAPDDISASSGPALTFTDLIPDLHHYNGRGGRVCPLWKDRAGTESNIKPALLVRLAKIYGHEVKAEDMMAYLAAIMAHPAFTARFAADLRRPGLRVPLTANADLFAEAAGLGSEVIWLHTYGERFADPKAGRPKHAPRLPKEIVPHISAAGAIPPAPEPLPDIIDYDPATRRLKVGDGYVENVTPEMWTYEVSGKHVVWEWFSDRQRDRSKPLIADKRPPSPLDSIQPAGWLAEYTTDLLDLLNVLGRLIALEPAQANLLDRICAGHLITHEELEAAGALKQPEAKPFSSAPKVKTKKKDKQPAGE, encoded by the coding sequence ATGGCCGGCCGTACCTGGGTGATCGCTCCAGATGCCGCAACACTCGAAGCCCGATGGGATCGGCTGGTCGCGGAAACAGACCCTGTCGAAAAGGAGCGCTTGTTTCATCCGCAACTGCGAAAGGGCAAAGTTGCAAGTCGCCACATAAGAAAGGTTGTCGAGCAAAGCCTCGGCATGAAACCGACACGCCAAGTCGCGATTCTGGCAGACAACGACACTTGCGAAGCAGCCATTCGCTATGGCTTCCGATCTTTTGATCGCGAGTGGCTTATAGCGGATGCACGTCTGCTGAATGATGCTCGGCCAGTACTCTGGAACGCGCACTCAAATCGCCAGCTCTACTTGACCGCGCCCGATGATATTTCAGCATCGTCGGGCCCAGCTTTGACATTCACCGATCTGATTCCCGACCTGCATCACTATAATGGACGAGGCGGGCGCGTGTGTCCGCTCTGGAAGGATCGCGCTGGAACGGAGTCCAACATCAAGCCAGCGCTTCTGGTGCGACTCGCAAAAATCTATGGCCATGAGGTCAAAGCCGAAGACATGATGGCCTACCTCGCCGCTATCATGGCTCATCCGGCGTTCACGGCGCGTTTCGCTGCTGATCTCAGGCGGCCGGGCCTGCGCGTGCCACTCACAGCCAATGCCGACCTATTCGCGGAAGCAGCCGGGCTCGGCAGCGAAGTCATATGGCTGCACACCTATGGCGAACGTTTCGCCGACCCGAAAGCAGGGCGCCCGAAACACGCACCGCGACTTCCAAAGGAAATCGTCCCGCACATTTCGGCAGCAGGCGCGATCCCACCGGCGCCCGAGCCACTGCCCGACATAATTGATTATGATCCGGCAACGAGGCGACTGAAGGTCGGCGATGGGTACGTTGAGAACGTAACCCCGGAAATGTGGACCTACGAGGTCTCAGGCAAGCATGTGGTTTGGGAATGGTTCAGCGATCGTCAGCGTGATCGCAGCAAACCCCTCATTGCAGATAAGCGTCCGCCTTCCCCGCTCGACAGCATTCAGCCGGCAGGTTGGCTCGCCGAATACACAACGGACCTGCTTGACCTGCTCAACGTACTCGGTCGCCTCATCGCGCTCGAACCCGCACAAGCCAACCTGCTAGACCGCATTTGCGCCGGCCACCTGATCACCCACGAGGAGCTTGAGGCGGCAGGCGCGCTGAAGCAGCCAGAGGCAAAACCGTTCTCGTCCGCGCCCAAAGTCAAGACGAAGAAAAAGGACAAGCAGCCCGCTGGGGAATGA
- a CDS encoding type II toxin-antitoxin system ParD family antitoxin: MPTRNVSLTPEQDAFIDEVLEKGEYRNASEAMRDALRALQQRWAIDALKIEHLRKCLNVGIAELERGNYEEVDDAELEAWLDRLVDSPRS, translated from the coding sequence ATGCCGACGCGCAACGTGAGTCTGACGCCCGAACAGGACGCCTTCATCGACGAGGTGCTCGAAAAGGGCGAATACCGCAACGCCAGCGAGGCCATGCGCGACGCCCTCCGCGCCCTGCAACAGCGCTGGGCCATCGACGCACTCAAGATCGAGCACTTGCGGAAGTGTCTCAATGTCGGGATCGCGGAACTCGAGCGCGGCAACTACGAGGAGGTCGACGACGCGGAGCTTGAGGCTTGGCTCGATCGACTGGTCGATTCGCCGCGCTCCTGA
- the rplJ gene encoding 50S ribosomal protein L10, with the protein MDRAEKKAAIETLNGVFKASNVVVVAHYSGLTVAQMQQLRKQMRQAGASVKVAKNRLAKIALEGTDVASIGSLLKGPTVIAYSSDVIAAPKVATDFAKGHEKFVILGGAMGKTALDANGIKALASLPSLDELRAKLIGLLVAPATKIAQLANAPAAKVARVVQAYASKGEAA; encoded by the coding sequence GTGGATCGAGCGGAAAAGAAAGCGGCCATCGAGACGCTGAACGGGGTCTTCAAGGCCTCGAACGTCGTCGTCGTCGCTCACTATTCCGGTCTTACGGTCGCCCAGATGCAGCAGCTGCGCAAGCAGATGCGGCAGGCCGGCGCCTCCGTGAAGGTCGCGAAAAACCGCCTCGCCAAGATCGCTCTCGAAGGCACCGACGTCGCGTCGATCGGCTCCCTGCTCAAGGGGCCGACGGTCATCGCTTATTCGAGCGATGTGATCGCGGCGCCGAAGGTCGCCACCGACTTCGCCAAGGGGCACGAGAAGTTCGTGATCCTCGGCGGCGCGATGGGCAAGACCGCCCTGGACGCGAACGGCATCAAGGCGCTCGCCTCGCTGCCCTCGCTCGACGAACTGCGCGCCAAGCTGATCGGCTTGCTGGTGGCTCCGGCCACCAAGATTGCGCAGCTCGCGAACGCTCCGGCCGCAAAGGTCGCGCGCGTCGTCCAGGCCTATGCCAGCAAGGGCGAAGCCGCGTGA
- the rplL gene encoding 50S ribosomal protein L7/L12 translates to MADLSKIVDELSSLTVLEAAELAKLLEEKWGVSAAAAVAVAGPAAAAAAPAEEKTEFTVVLAAAGDKKIEVIKEVRALTGLGLKEAKDLVEGAPKPVKEGIPKDEAEKVKAQLEKAGAKVELK, encoded by the coding sequence ATGGCTGACCTGAGCAAGATCGTGGACGAGCTGTCCAGCCTCACCGTGCTGGAAGCCGCCGAACTCGCAAAGCTCCTGGAAGAAAAGTGGGGCGTTTCCGCTGCTGCTGCTGTTGCGGTTGCGGGTCCTGCCGCCGCTGCTGCTGCTCCTGCTGAAGAAAAAACCGAATTCACCGTCGTCCTCGCCGCCGCCGGCGACAAGAAGATCGAGGTCATCAAGGAAGTCCGCGCCCTCACGGGCCTCGGGCTGAAGGAGGCCAAGGATCTGGTCGAAGGCGCGCCGAAGCCCGTGAAGGAAGGCATTCCGAAGGACGAGGCCGAGAAGGTCAAGGCCCAGCTCGAGAAGGCTGGCGCGAAGGTTGAGTTGAAGTAG
- the rpoB gene encoding DNA-directed RNA polymerase subunit beta, which translates to MATAQTFIGRKRVRKFFGKIQEVAEMPNLIEVQKASYDQFLLVQEPPGGRPDEGLQGVFKSVFPIKDFSNTSQLDFVGYEFEAPKYDVDECRQRGMTFAAPLKVKLRLIVFDVDEETGARSVKDIKEQDVYMGDIPLMTNNGTFIVNGTERVIVSQMHRSPGVFFDHDKGKTHSSGKLLFAARIIPYRGSWLDIEFDAKDIVYARIDRRRKIPVTSLLLALGMDGEEVLRTFYRQIVYKRAKEGWRVPFDATRMRGYKAVNDLVDADTGKVVVEAGKKLTVRQARQLAEKGLKALRVTDEELVGHYIGEDLVNPKTGEIYVEAGEEITEKNLKILNEAGYKELPLLDIDHVNVGAYIRNTNAVDKNMTREDALFDIYRVMRPGEPPTVETAESMFNSLFFDPERYDLSAVGRVKMNMRLELDAPDTMRVLRKEDIVSVIKTLVDLRDGKGEIDDIDHLGNRRVRSVGELMENQYRIGLLRMERAIKERMSSVDIDTVMPQDLINAKPAAAAVREFFGSSQLSQFMDQTNPLSEITHKRRLSALGPGGLTRERAGFEVRDVHPTHYGRICPIETPEGPNIGLINSLATYARVNKYGFVETPYRKVKDGRVSDEVHYLSAMEEGRYTVAQANQPIDNRGRFTEDLITCRHSGDVVFVAPDKVDYMDVSPKQLVSVAAALIPFLENDDANRALMGSNMQRQAVPLVRAEAPFVGTGMEGTVARDSGAAIAARRAGVIDQIDATRIVIRATEDLDPTKSGVDIYRLMKFQRSNQNTCINQRPLVKVGDVVHKGDIIADGPSTDLGELALGRNVLVAFMPWNGYNFEDSILLSERIVKDDVFTSIHIEEFEVMARDTKLGPEEITRDIPNVSEEALKNLDEAGIVYIGAEVRAGDILCGKITPKGESPMTPEEKLLRAIFGEKASDVRDTSLRVPPGVQGTVVEVRVFNRHGVDKDERALAIEREEIERLAKDRDDEQAILDRNVYGRLAELLERKVGIAGPKGFKKDTHLSKAVLEEYPRSQWWQFAVSNDKVMAEIEAIRKQYDESKKGLEQRFLDKVEKLQRGDELPPGVMKMVKVFVAVKRKIQPGDKMAGRHGNKGVVSKIVPVEDMPFLEDGTHADIVLNPLGVPSRMNVGQILETHLGWACAGLGLKIGQAVDAYNSKHDTKPLKEMLKKVYGEDETIKSLGENELIELGGNLRHGVPIATPVFDGAKEADIEKMLDLAGLEHSGQVTLYDGRTGESFDRKVTVGYIYMLKLHHLVDDKIHARSIGPYSLVTQQPLGGKAQFGGQRFGEMEVWALEAYGAAYTLQEMLTVKSDDVAGRTKVYEAIVRGDDTFEAGIPESFNVLVKEMRSLGLNVDLHNSKQERTGPTAEAAE; encoded by the coding sequence ATGGCTACTGCGCAGACTTTTATTGGTCGCAAGCGCGTTCGCAAGTTTTTCGGGAAAATCCAGGAAGTCGCAGAGATGCCGAACCTCATCGAGGTTCAGAAGGCGTCCTACGATCAATTCCTGCTGGTGCAGGAGCCCCCAGGCGGCCGGCCCGACGAGGGCCTGCAGGGTGTGTTCAAGTCGGTCTTCCCGATCAAGGATTTTTCCAACACCTCGCAGCTCGACTTCGTCGGCTATGAGTTCGAGGCGCCGAAGTACGATGTCGACGAGTGCCGCCAGCGCGGCATGACGTTCGCTGCCCCGCTCAAGGTGAAGCTGCGCCTCATCGTGTTCGATGTGGACGAGGAGACCGGCGCCCGCTCCGTGAAGGACATCAAGGAGCAGGACGTCTACATGGGCGACATCCCGCTCATGACCAACAACGGCACGTTCATCGTGAACGGCACCGAGCGCGTCATCGTTTCGCAGATGCACCGTTCGCCCGGCGTGTTCTTCGACCACGACAAGGGCAAGACGCACTCCTCGGGCAAGCTGTTGTTCGCGGCGCGCATCATCCCGTACCGCGGCTCGTGGCTCGACATCGAGTTCGACGCAAAAGACATCGTGTACGCGCGTATCGACCGGCGCCGGAAGATTCCGGTGACGTCGCTGCTGCTTGCGCTCGGCATGGACGGCGAGGAGGTGCTGCGCACCTTCTATCGCCAGATCGTCTACAAGCGCGCGAAAGAGGGCTGGCGCGTTCCTTTCGATGCCACCCGCATGCGCGGCTACAAGGCCGTGAATGATCTCGTCGACGCCGACACCGGCAAGGTGGTGGTCGAGGCCGGCAAGAAGCTCACAGTGCGCCAGGCGCGCCAACTCGCCGAGAAGGGGCTGAAGGCGTTGCGCGTGACCGACGAGGAGCTGGTCGGCCACTACATCGGCGAAGACCTCGTCAATCCGAAGACCGGCGAAATCTACGTCGAGGCGGGCGAAGAGATCACCGAGAAGAACCTCAAGATCCTCAACGAGGCGGGCTACAAAGAGCTGCCGCTGCTCGACATCGACCACGTCAATGTCGGCGCCTACATCCGCAACACCAATGCAGTCGACAAGAACATGACGCGTGAAGACGCGCTGTTCGACATCTACCGCGTGATGCGTCCGGGCGAGCCGCCGACGGTCGAGACCGCCGAGTCGATGTTCAACTCGCTGTTCTTCGATCCGGAGCGCTACGATCTCTCCGCGGTCGGTCGCGTGAAGATGAATATGCGGCTCGAGCTCGACGCGCCCGACACCATGCGGGTGCTGCGTAAGGAAGACATCGTGTCGGTCATCAAGACGCTGGTCGACCTGCGCGACGGCAAGGGCGAGATCGACGACATCGACCACCTCGGCAACCGCCGGGTGCGCTCGGTCGGCGAGTTGATGGAGAACCAGTACCGCATCGGCCTGCTGCGCATGGAGCGCGCGATCAAGGAGCGCATGTCGAGTGTCGATATCGACACCGTCATGCCGCAGGACCTGATCAATGCGAAGCCGGCGGCAGCTGCGGTGCGCGAGTTCTTCGGCTCCTCTCAGCTGTCGCAGTTCATGGACCAGACCAACCCACTCTCCGAGATCACGCACAAGCGGCGTCTCTCGGCGCTGGGGCCTGGCGGTCTGACGCGCGAGCGCGCGGGCTTCGAGGTGCGCGACGTGCACCCCACGCATTACGGCCGCATCTGCCCGATCGAGACTCCGGAAGGTCCGAACATTGGCCTGATCAACTCGCTCGCGACCTATGCGCGGGTGAACAAGTACGGCTTCGTCGAGACGCCGTATCGCAAGGTGAAGGACGGCCGCGTCAGCGATGAGGTGCATTACCTCTCGGCGATGGAGGAGGGGCGCTACACCGTCGCCCAGGCGAACCAGCCGATCGACAACCGCGGGCGCTTCACCGAAGACCTGATCACCTGCCGGCATTCGGGCGACGTTGTGTTCGTAGCGCCCGACAAGGTCGACTACATGGACGTGTCGCCGAAGCAGCTCGTCTCGGTCGCAGCTGCGCTCATTCCGTTCCTCGAGAACGACGACGCGAACCGCGCGCTGATGGGCTCGAACATGCAGCGTCAGGCCGTGCCGCTGGTGCGCGCCGAGGCGCCGTTCGTCGGCACCGGCATGGAAGGCACGGTGGCACGCGACTCGGGCGCCGCCATCGCGGCGCGCCGCGCGGGCGTCATCGACCAGATCGACGCGACGCGTATCGTTATCCGCGCAACGGAAGATCTCGATCCGACCAAATCGGGCGTCGATATCTACCGCCTGATGAAGTTCCAGCGCTCGAACCAGAACACCTGCATCAACCAGCGTCCGCTGGTGAAGGTGGGCGATGTCGTTCACAAGGGCGACATCATTGCGGACGGTCCCTCGACCGACCTCGGTGAACTCGCGCTCGGCCGCAACGTGCTGGTCGCATTCATGCCGTGGAACGGCTACAACTTCGAGGACTCGATCCTCCTCTCCGAACGCATCGTGAAGGACGACGTGTTCACGTCGATCCACATCGAGGAGTTCGAGGTGATGGCCCGCGACACCAAGCTGGGCCCGGAGGAAATCACCCGCGACATCCCGAACGTCTCGGAAGAGGCGCTCAAGAACCTCGACGAGGCGGGCATCGTCTACATCGGCGCGGAAGTGCGTGCCGGCGACATTCTGTGCGGCAAGATCACGCCGAAGGGTGAAAGCCCGATGACGCCGGAGGAGAAGCTGCTGCGCGCGATCTTCGGCGAGAAGGCCTCCGACGTGCGCGACACGTCGCTGCGCGTCCCGCCGGGCGTGCAGGGCACCGTCGTCGAAGTGCGCGTGTTCAACCGCCACGGCGTCGACAAGGACGAGCGTGCGCTCGCGATCGAGCGTGAGGAGATCGAGCGCCTCGCCAAGGACCGCGACGACGAGCAGGCGATTCTCGACCGCAACGTCTACGGTCGTCTTGCAGAGCTTCTGGAGCGCAAGGTCGGCATCGCCGGCCCGAAGGGCTTCAAGAAGGACACGCACCTGTCGAAGGCGGTGCTCGAAGAGTATCCGCGCTCGCAGTGGTGGCAGTTCGCCGTCTCCAACGACAAGGTGATGGCGGAGATCGAGGCGATCCGGAAACAGTACGACGAGAGCAAGAAGGGCCTCGAGCAGCGCTTCCTCGACAAGGTCGAGAAGCTGCAGCGCGGCGATGAGCTCCCGCCGGGCGTGATGAAGATGGTCAAGGTCTTCGTCGCGGTGAAGCGCAAGATCCAGCCCGGCGACAAGATGGCCGGACGCCACGGCAACAAGGGCGTGGTGTCGAAGATCGTGCCGGTCGAGGACATGCCGTTCCTCGAAGACGGCACGCACGCCGACATCGTGCTCAATCCGCTCGGCGTGCCGAGCCGGATGAACGTCGGGCAGATCCTCGAGACGCATCTCGGCTGGGCCTGCGCGGGCCTTGGGCTGAAGATCGGCCAGGCGGTTGATGCCTACAATTCAAAGCACGACACCAAGCCGCTCAAGGAGATGCTCAAGAAGGTCTACGGCGAGGACGAGACCATCAAGTCGCTGGGCGAGAACGAGCTGATCGAGCTCGGCGGCAACCTGCGGCACGGCGTGCCGATCGCGACGCCGGTGTTCGACGGCGCCAAGGAGGCCGACATCGAGAAGATGCTCGACCTCGCGGGCCTCGAGCATTCGGGCCAGGTCACGCTCTATGACGGACGCACCGGCGAGTCGTTCGATCGCAAGGTGACGGTGGGCTACATCTACATGCTCAAGCTCCACCATCTCGTGGACGACAAGATCCACGCGCGCTCGATCGGCCCGTACTCGCTGGTCACGCAGCAGCCGCTCGGCGGCAAGGCGCAGTTCGGCGGCCAGCGCTTCGGCGAAATGGAGGTGTGGGCGCTCGAAGCCTACGGCGCAGCCTACACGCTGCAGGAAATGCTGACGGTGAAGTCGGACGACGTGGCCGGTCGCACCAAGGTCTACGAGGCGATCGTCCGCGGCGACGACACCTTCGAGGCCGGCATTCCGGAGTCGTTCAACGTACTGGTCAAGGAGATGCGCTCGCTCGGCCTCAATGTCGACCTGCACAACTCCAAGCAGGAGCGCACTGGGCCGACCGCTGAAGCGGCCGAGTGA
- the rpoC gene encoding DNA-directed RNA polymerase subunit beta': protein MNQEVMNLFSPQVPAQVFDQIRISIASPEKILSWSYGEIKKPETINYRTFKPERDGLFCARIFGPIKDYECLCGKYKRMKYKGIICEKCGVEVTLSRVRRERMGHIELAAPVAHIWFLKSLPSRIGLLLDMTLKDLERILYFEYYVVIEAGITSLKERQLLSEDEYLKAQEEFGNDSFTAKIGAEAIRDMLRALDLQKLAADLRVEIAESTSELKPKKLAKRLKLIESFVQSHNKPEWMILTVVPVIPPDLRPLVPLDGGRFATSDLNDLYRRVINRNNRLKRLIELRAPDIIIRNEKRMLQEAVDALFDNGRRGRVITGANKRPLKSLADMLKGKQGRFRQNLLGKRVDYSGRSVIVVGPELKLHQCGLPKKMALELFKPFIYSRLDAKGLSTTVKQAKKLVEKEKPEVWDILDEVIREHPVLLNRAPTLHRLGIQAFEPVLIEGKAIQLHPLVCAAFNADFDGDQMAVHVPLSLEAQLEARVLMMSTNNILHPANGQPIIVPSQDIVLGLYYLSLMRDNEPGQGMLFGAMSDIEHALNQKAVTLHAKIKYRWEGLDADGKEITRWYDTTPGRVMLGQVLPRSTKVSFDACNKLMTKREISTMIDTVYRHCGQKETVIFCDRIMALGFHHAFKAGISFGKDDMVVPEKKWKIVDETRTAAKEYEQQYQDGLITQGEKYNKVVDAWAKCTDKIAEAMMAEISAVKKDEKSGREIPINSIYMMAHSGARGSPAQMKQLAGMRGLMAKPSGEIIESPIISNFKEGLSVLEYFNSTHGARKGLADTALKTANSGYLTRRLVDVAQDSIVTVEDCKTKGGIKIRAIIDAGQVVASLGTRILGRTAAEDVKEPATGNVVVKRGQLIEEPQVEAVNAAGVQELRIRSVLTCETTNGVCGKCYGRDLARGTPVNMGEAVGVIAAQSIGEPGTQLTMRTFHIGGAAQINEQSFIESNFEGAIRIKNKNIMRNSDGELIAMARNMAVAVVDQDGTERAVHRIQYGARMKVDEGDKIKRGQRIAEWDPYTRPVLTEVEGTIAFEDLVEGQSMTESLDESTGIAKRVVIDWRTGSARGQQDLRPSIVIKGADGKTAKLSRGGEARYLLAVDAIISVDPGGHVQAGDILARIPTESAKTRDITGGLPRVAELFEARRPKEAATIAEISGTVRFGKDYKNKRRITIEPGEKGVEPAEYLIPKGKHIHLQDGDVIEKGDYIVEGNPAPHDILAVKGVEELANFLVNEIQEVYRLQGVAINDKHIEVIVRQMLQKVEITDAGETDLINGDQMDKIELDEINERMKEEGKKGAKAHPVLLGITKASLQTRSFISAASFQETTRVLTEAAVNGKHDTLEGLKENVIVGRLIPAGTGAMMNDLREIAVKRDALIMEERDKEQAAKLAPQPEALPAAE from the coding sequence ATGAATCAAGAAGTGATGAATCTCTTCAGCCCGCAGGTGCCGGCGCAGGTCTTCGACCAGATCCGCATCTCGATCGCGTCGCCTGAGAAGATTCTGTCCTGGTCCTACGGCGAGATCAAAAAGCCGGAAACCATCAACTACCGCACCTTCAAGCCGGAGCGCGACGGCCTGTTCTGCGCGCGTATCTTCGGGCCCATCAAGGACTACGAGTGCTTGTGCGGCAAGTACAAGCGCATGAAGTACAAGGGCATCATCTGCGAGAAGTGCGGCGTCGAGGTGACGCTCTCGCGCGTGCGGCGCGAGCGCATGGGCCATATCGAGCTCGCGGCGCCGGTCGCGCACATCTGGTTCCTCAAGTCGCTGCCGAGCCGCATCGGCCTCTTGCTCGACATGACGCTGAAGGATCTCGAGCGCATTCTCTATTTCGAATATTACGTGGTGATCGAGGCAGGCATCACGTCATTGAAGGAGCGCCAGCTCCTCTCCGAGGACGAGTATCTCAAGGCCCAGGAAGAGTTCGGCAACGACAGCTTCACCGCCAAGATCGGCGCGGAAGCGATCCGTGACATGCTGCGCGCGCTCGACCTGCAGAAGCTCGCGGCCGACCTGCGCGTTGAGATCGCCGAGTCGACCTCGGAGCTCAAGCCGAAGAAGCTCGCCAAGCGGCTGAAGCTGATCGAGTCCTTCGTCCAGTCGCATAACAAGCCGGAGTGGATGATCCTGACCGTGGTGCCGGTGATTCCGCCGGACCTGCGGCCGCTCGTGCCGCTCGACGGCGGCCGCTTTGCGACCTCCGACCTCAACGATCTCTATCGCCGCGTCATCAACCGCAACAACCGCCTGAAGCGGCTGATCGAGCTGCGCGCGCCGGACATCATCATCCGCAACGAGAAGCGCATGCTTCAGGAAGCGGTCGATGCGCTGTTCGACAACGGCCGCCGCGGCCGCGTCATCACGGGCGCCAACAAGCGTCCGCTGAAGTCGCTCGCCGACATGCTCAAGGGCAAGCAGGGGCGCTTCCGCCAGAACCTGCTCGGCAAGCGCGTCGACTACTCGGGCCGCTCGGTGATCGTGGTCGGGCCTGAACTCAAGCTGCATCAGTGCGGCCTGCCGAAGAAGATGGCGCTCGAGCTGTTCAAGCCGTTCATCTACTCGCGCCTCGACGCGAAGGGCCTCTCCACCACGGTGAAGCAGGCCAAGAAGCTGGTCGAGAAGGAGAAGCCGGAGGTTTGGGACATCCTCGATGAGGTGATCCGCGAGCATCCGGTGCTCTTGAACCGCGCGCCGACCCTGCATCGCCTCGGCATCCAGGCGTTCGAGCCGGTGCTGATCGAGGGCAAGGCGATCCAGCTGCATCCGCTGGTCTGCGCGGCGTTCAACGCCGACTTCGACGGCGATCAGATGGCCGTGCACGTGCCGCTGTCGCTCGAGGCGCAGCTCGAAGCGCGCGTGCTGATGATGAGCACGAATAACATCCTGCATCCGGCGAACGGCCAGCCGATCATCGTGCCGTCGCAGGATATCGTGCTCGGCCTCTATTACCTCTCGCTGATGCGCGACAACGAGCCGGGACAGGGCATGCTGTTCGGCGCGATGTCGGACATCGAGCATGCGTTGAACCAGAAGGCGGTCACGCTCCACGCCAAGATCAAGTATCGCTGGGAGGGACTTGACGCCGACGGCAAGGAGATTACCCGCTGGTACGACACCACGCCGGGCCGCGTGATGCTCGGGCAGGTTCTGCCGCGCTCGACCAAGGTTTCGTTCGACGCTTGCAACAAGCTGATGACGAAACGCGAAATCTCCACGATGATCGACACCGTCTACCGCCACTGCGGGCAGAAGGAGACGGTGATCTTCTGCGACCGCATCATGGCGCTCGGCTTCCACCACGCGTTCAAGGCAGGCATCTCGTTCGGCAAGGACGACATGGTCGTGCCGGAGAAGAAGTGGAAGATCGTCGACGAGACCCGTACCGCTGCGAAGGAATATGAGCAGCAGTATCAGGACGGCCTGATCACCCAGGGCGAGAAGTACAACAAGGTGGTCGATGCCTGGGCGAAGTGTACCGACAAGATCGCCGAGGCGATGATGGCGGAGATTTCCGCGGTGAAGAAGGACGAGAAGTCCGGCCGCGAAATCCCGATCAACTCGATCTACATGATGGCGCACTCCGGCGCGCGCGGTTCGCCCGCGCAGATGAAGCAGCTTGCCGGCATGCGCGGCCTGATGGCGAAGCCGTCGGGCGAGATCATCGAGAGCCCGATCATCTCCAACTTCAAGGAAGGCCTCTCGGTGCTCGAGTATTTCAACTCGACGCACGGCGCCCGCAAGGGTCTTGCCGACACCGCGCTGAAGACCGCGAACTCGGGCTACCTCACGCGCCGTCTGGTCGACGTCGCGCAGGATTCGATCGTCACGGTCGAGGACTGCAAGACCAAGGGCGGCATCAAGATCCGCGCCATTATCGACGCGGGTCAGGTGGTCGCCTCGCTCGGCACCCGCATCCTCGGCCGCACCGCGGCGGAGGACGTGAAGGAGCCGGCGACCGGCAACGTCGTCGTCAAGCGCGGTCAGCTGATCGAGGAGCCGCAGGTCGAGGCGGTCAACGCAGCGGGCGTGCAGGAGTTGCGCATCCGTTCGGTGCTCACCTGCGAGACGACCAACGGCGTCTGCGGCAAGTGCTACGGGCGCGATCTCGCGCGCGGCACCCCGGTCAACATGGGTGAGGCGGTCGGCGTGATCGCGGCCCAGTCGATCGGCGAGCCGGGCACGCAGCTCACCATGCGCACGTTCCACATCGGCGGCGCGGCGCAGATCAACGAGCAGTCGTTCATCGAGTCGAACTTCGAAGGCGCGATCCGCATCAAGAACAAGAACATCATGCGCAACTCGGATGGCGAGCTCATCGCCATGGCCCGCAACATGGCGGTCGCCGTGGTCGATCAGGACGGCACCGAGCGGGCCGTGCACCGCATCCAGTACGGTGCCCGCATGAAGGTCGACGAGGGCGACAAGATCAAGCGCGGCCAGCGCATCGCCGAATGGGATCCGTATACCCGGCCGGTCTTGACCGAAGTCGAGGGTACGATCGCGTTCGAGGACCTGGTCGAGGGCCAGTCGATGACGGAATCGCTCGACGAGTCGACCGGTATCGCCAAGCGCGTCGTGATCGACTGGCGCACCGGCTCGGCGCGCGGCCAGCAGGACCTGCGTCCCTCGATCGTGATCAAGGGCGCGGACGGCAAGACCGCGAAACTCTCGCGCGGCGGCGAGGCGCGTTACCTGCTCGCCGTCGATGCGATTATCTCCGTCGATCCGGGTGGCCACGTGCAGGCGGGCGATATTCTCGCCCGTATCCCGACTGAAAGTGCCAAGACGCGCGACATCACCGGCGGCCTGCCGCGGGTGGCGGAGCTGTTCGAGGCGCGGCGGCCCAAGGAAGCCGCCACGATCGCGGAAATCTCCGGCACGGTGCGGTTCGGCAAGGACTACAAGAACAAGCGCCGGATCACGATCGAGCCGGGCGAGAAGGGTGTCGAGCCCGCCGAGTATCTGATCCCGAAGGGCAAGCACATCCATCTGCAGGATGGCGACGTGATCGAGAAGGGCGACTACATCGTCGAGGGCAACCCCGCGCCGCACGACATCCTGGCGGTCAAGGGTGTGGAAGAGCTTGCCAACTTCCTCGTCAACGAGATCCAGGAGGTCTATCGGCTGCAGGGCGTCGCGATCAACGACAAGCACATCGAGGTGATCGTGCGTCAGATGCTGCAGAAGGTGGAAATCACCGATGCAGGCGAGACCGATCTGATCAACGGCGACCAGATGGACAAGATCGAGCTCGACGAGATCAACGAGAGGATGAAGGAGGAGGGCAAGAAGGGAGCCAAGGCTCATCCGGTTCTGCTCGGCATCACCAAGGCGAGCCTGCAGACCCGCTCGTTCATCTCTGCGGCGTCGTTCCAGGAGACCACGCGCGTGCTCACCGAGGCTGCCGTCAACGGCAAGCACGACACGCTCGAGGGCCTCAAGGAGAACGTCATTGTCGGCCGGCTGATCCCGGCAGGCACGGGCGCGATGATGAACGACCTGCGCGAAATCGCGGTCAAGCGCGATGCCCTCATCATGGAAGAGCGCGACAAGGAGCAGGCCGCGAAACTTGCTCCCCAGCCGGAGGCCCTGCCGGCGGCGGAGTAA